The following coding sequences lie in one Listeria ivanovii subsp. londoniensis genomic window:
- the aroE gene encoding shikimate dehydrogenase, with translation MEKYVVIGNPIRHSLSPAMQNRIFQELGMDAEYHSVLIEEDAFETEIKKLMASGIRGFNITTPFKERILPFLDELEPLAVDSGAVNTVLRKEGKWYGFNTDGKGYLEGLEEIRPITENDSILITGAGGASKAIYLALKNHTNAKITIANRTSEKAVEMTKNHNNHYAMTLEEAEKNLADFTIIIQTTSIGLEASKNKSPISLSNLTKGTVCSDIIYNPAETAFLKEAKKNGAIIQNGLSMFVNQGALAFEIWTGVKPRRSLMKEAVLEQLGGN, from the coding sequence TTGGAAAAATATGTGGTTATCGGAAATCCTATAAGACACTCTTTATCACCAGCTATGCAAAATCGGATTTTCCAAGAACTTGGAATGGATGCTGAATATCATTCTGTTTTAATAGAAGAAGACGCTTTTGAAACAGAAATAAAAAAATTAATGGCTTCTGGGATACGTGGATTTAATATTACCACTCCCTTTAAAGAACGTATTTTACCTTTTTTGGATGAGCTTGAGCCTCTTGCAGTTGATTCAGGTGCTGTAAATACAGTGCTTCGAAAAGAAGGGAAATGGTACGGTTTCAACACAGATGGCAAAGGTTATTTAGAAGGTTTAGAAGAAATTCGTCCTATCACTGAAAATGATTCGATTTTAATTACTGGGGCAGGTGGTGCAAGTAAAGCTATTTATCTTGCACTCAAAAATCATACAAATGCAAAAATTACCATTGCTAATCGTACTTCGGAAAAAGCGGTTGAAATGACAAAAAATCATAACAATCATTATGCTATGACGCTAGAAGAAGCTGAAAAAAACTTGGCTGATTTTACGATTATCATTCAAACCACATCGATTGGCTTAGAAGCTTCCAAAAATAAAAGTCCAATTTCACTGTCCAACTTAACGAAAGGGACCGTTTGTTCTGATATTATTTATAATCCAGCTGAAACAGCATTTTTGAAAGAAGCCAAGAAAAACGGAGCGATTATCCAAAATGGTTTGTCCATGTTTGTTAATCAAGGTGCTTTAGCTTTTGAAATATGGACTGGTGTAAAACCAAGACGATCACTGATGAAAGAAGCAGTACTCGAACAATTAGGAGGAAACTAA
- the yqeH gene encoding ribosome biogenesis GTPase YqeH, giving the protein MTEEVRCIGCGAIIQTEDPDKIGYAPKSSLNNEQVICKRCFRLKHYNEIQDVALTDDDFLRILNQISTKQALIVYVVDIFDFDGSWLHGLPRFAGNNPVLLVGNKEDVLPKSLKRDKLTRWMRTRAKEQGLVATDVVLVSAEKGHGFDSLLEKIEELRNGQDVYVVGCTNVGKSTLINRIIKQASGENNVITTSQFPGTTLDKIEIPLADGNVLVDTPGIINHHQMAHFIDTTTLKAITPKKEVKPAVFQLNEEQTLFLGALARLDYVSGGRKSLVVYASNNLPIHRTKLEKADALYEKQAGLVLQPPTEEGMKTLPKLVPYTFNVKEKADIVFSGLGWVTIPEGGAKITAWVPEGVSATIRTSLV; this is encoded by the coding sequence CTAAATAATGAACAAGTAATTTGTAAAAGATGTTTTCGATTAAAGCATTACAATGAAATACAAGATGTTGCTCTGACAGATGATGATTTTTTACGTATTTTAAACCAAATTAGCACGAAACAAGCATTAATTGTTTACGTTGTGGATATTTTTGATTTTGATGGTAGTTGGTTACATGGTCTACCTCGTTTCGCTGGTAATAATCCGGTTTTATTAGTGGGAAATAAAGAAGATGTGCTACCAAAATCGTTAAAACGGGATAAATTAACACGTTGGATGCGAACTCGCGCCAAAGAGCAAGGTCTAGTAGCAACAGATGTTGTGTTAGTCAGTGCGGAAAAAGGTCACGGATTTGATTCCTTATTAGAAAAAATCGAGGAACTAAGAAATGGGCAAGATGTTTACGTAGTAGGTTGTACCAATGTTGGGAAATCAACGCTTATCAACCGTATTATCAAACAAGCTTCCGGTGAAAACAATGTTATTACTACATCGCAATTCCCAGGAACAACACTTGATAAAATTGAAATCCCACTGGCGGATGGCAATGTATTAGTGGATACCCCAGGAATTATTAATCATCATCAAATGGCTCATTTTATTGATACTACAACGTTAAAAGCTATAACACCGAAAAAAGAAGTTAAACCAGCTGTCTTTCAGTTAAATGAAGAACAAACGCTATTTTTAGGCGCTCTTGCTAGACTAGATTATGTTTCTGGTGGCAGAAAATCACTTGTTGTCTATGCATCAAACAACTTGCCAATTCACCGCACAAAATTAGAAAAAGCAGATGCACTATATGAAAAACAAGCTGGATTAGTACTTCAACCCCCGACCGAAGAAGGTATGAAAACACTACCAAAACTAGTTCCTTATACGTTTAATGTGAAAGAAAAAGCGGATATCGTATTTTCAGGACTTGGTTGGGTAACGATTCCAGAAGGAGGCGCGAAAATTACTGCTTGGGTTCCTGAAGGCGTTAGCGCAACTATCCGAACATCACTCGTTTAA